A genomic region of Bacillota bacterium contains the following coding sequences:
- a CDS encoding molybdenum cofactor guanylyltransferase, whose protein sequence is MNAPGAAAILAGGSSRRMGTPKALLQWQGRPLLEYVATRLQTAFSQVVVIGGEAAWVTAPGVEWVPDEQPGAGVAAAILTALHHLQQPCFVCACDMPFVHVEFGRWLVENAAGAAVHVPRWLGQAQPLHAAWLPEAAPFLESSLREGEYAMWRVLQQMEKAGILQWAQEEVIRRFDADGQCFVNLNTPQEWQRWKTASERR, encoded by the coding sequence GTGAACGCACCGGGAGCAGCAGCGATACTGGCAGGGGGCAGTAGCCGGCGGATGGGCACGCCCAAAGCGTTGCTACAATGGCAAGGGCGTCCGCTGTTGGAGTATGTGGCGACCCGTCTTCAGACCGCCTTCTCGCAGGTAGTGGTGATTGGCGGAGAGGCGGCGTGGGTCACCGCGCCCGGCGTGGAGTGGGTACCGGATGAACAACCGGGCGCAGGTGTAGCCGCAGCCATACTGACTGCCCTGCACCATCTGCAGCAACCGTGCTTCGTATGCGCCTGCGATATGCCCTTCGTGCATGTGGAGTTCGGCAGGTGGTTAGTGGAGAACGCGGCGGGCGCCGCGGTACATGTGCCGCGCTGGCTGGGGCAGGCGCAACCTCTGCACGCGGCGTGGCTTCCCGAGGCGGCACCCTTCTTAGAGTCGAGCCTGCGGGAGGGGGAGTACGCCATGTGGCGCGTCCTGCAGCAAATGGAGAAGGCGGGTATACTGCAGTGGGCACAGGAAGAGGTCATACGCCGCTTCGATGCCGACGGGCAGTGCTTCGTCAACCTGAACACCCCGCAAGAGTGGCAACGGTGGAAAACAGCCTCGGAAAGGAGGTGA
- a CDS encoding Rne/Rng family ribonuclease encodes MKKEIIVNVGSRETRIAVLEDDRLMELHVEREERIVGSIYKSRVANVLPGMDAAFVDIGLERNAFLYVGDILPESGEETPAPASMRRSALRNRNIKEILRVGQEILVQVTKGPRGTKGCRVSTRITLPGRYVVLTPEGEHLGVSRKITDPKERERLKRLGRELRPEGFGLIIRTEAEDKSEEQLLQDIEWLLEQWSKIQETARKAKAPALIHKDYSLLFKTVRDIFSSDTTRMVIDDPEEFQKAVELAGRFAPKLKSRIELYDKDEPIFDHFRIEQEIDRLMKRQVYLKSGGYLTIDETEALTTIDVNTGKFTGSTSLADTIVRTNIEAAEEVARQLRLRDLGGIIVIDFIDMSNAHDRQQVMRTLERALKRDRARTKISHISPLGLVQMTRKRTGESVVELLMEPCPYCGGRGRIIAPESVSLDIERDLTRRATAEHAEAYLVIAHPKVAELIIGPEGENVDELEHALHCAIYVRSDPERHVESYDIRPGTMADFDRSWLGFRRAQVVECLVEPSSLAADGNLKFIGWTDGFLLDLTDGAEYAGQRVKARLLDVRRSFAFAEIIPSARPLERNEIP; translated from the coding sequence ATGAAAAAGGAAATCATCGTGAACGTGGGCAGCCGTGAGACGCGCATTGCCGTGCTGGAAGACGACCGTCTCATGGAGCTGCATGTGGAGCGCGAAGAGCGCATCGTGGGCAGTATCTACAAGTCGCGTGTGGCAAACGTGCTGCCCGGCATGGATGCGGCTTTTGTGGATATCGGGCTCGAGCGCAATGCGTTTCTGTATGTGGGCGATATCCTGCCCGAAAGCGGCGAAGAAACCCCTGCCCCCGCGTCGATGCGTCGTTCCGCCCTGCGCAACCGCAACATCAAGGAGATCCTGCGCGTGGGACAGGAGATACTGGTGCAGGTCACCAAAGGACCGCGCGGCACGAAGGGTTGCCGCGTCTCCACACGGATTACCCTGCCTGGCAGGTACGTGGTGCTGACGCCGGAAGGCGAGCATCTGGGCGTCTCTCGCAAAATCACCGACCCCAAAGAGCGCGAGCGACTGAAACGGCTGGGGCGCGAACTGCGCCCGGAGGGCTTCGGGCTGATTATCCGCACCGAAGCGGAAGACAAGAGTGAAGAGCAACTGCTGCAGGATATCGAGTGGCTGCTGGAGCAGTGGAGCAAGATTCAGGAGACCGCCCGCAAGGCGAAAGCGCCCGCGCTGATTCACAAAGACTACTCGCTGCTGTTCAAGACGGTACGCGACATCTTCAGCTCGGACACAACCCGTATGGTGATTGACGACCCGGAGGAGTTCCAGAAGGCAGTGGAGCTCGCCGGTCGCTTTGCGCCCAAACTCAAGTCTCGCATCGAATTGTACGACAAGGACGAGCCTATCTTCGACCACTTCCGCATCGAGCAGGAGATAGACCGCCTCATGAAGCGGCAGGTGTACCTGAAGTCGGGCGGTTACCTGACGATAGACGAAACCGAAGCGCTGACCACCATCGATGTGAACACGGGCAAGTTTACGGGCAGCACCAGTCTGGCAGACACCATCGTGCGTACGAACATCGAAGCCGCCGAGGAAGTAGCACGGCAACTGCGTTTGCGCGATTTGGGCGGGATTATCGTCATCGACTTCATCGACATGAGCAACGCGCATGACCGCCAGCAGGTGATGCGCACCCTGGAACGCGCCTTGAAACGCGACCGCGCCCGCACCAAAATCAGCCACATCAGCCCGCTGGGGCTGGTGCAGATGACGCGCAAGCGAACGGGCGAGTCGGTGGTGGAGCTTCTGATGGAGCCGTGTCCCTACTGTGGTGGGCGGGGGCGTATCATCGCTCCCGAATCGGTCAGTCTGGACATCGAGCGAGACCTCACCCGCCGCGCCACCGCCGAGCACGCCGAAGCCTACCTCGTTATCGCGCACCCGAAGGTGGCGGAGCTGATTATCGGTCCCGAGGGCGAAAACGTGGATGAACTGGAACACGCCCTGCATTGCGCTATCTATGTGCGCAGCGACCCGGAAAGACACGTGGAGAGCTACGATATCCGACCGGGCACGATGGCAGACTTCGACCGTTCCTGGCTGGGCTTCCGACGCGCGCAGGTGGTAGAGTGTCTGGTGGAACCGTCCTCGCTGGCTGCGGACGGCAACCTGAAATTCATCGGCTGGACGGACGGCTTCCTGCTGGACCTCACGGACGGCGCAGAATACGCGGGGCAACGGGTGAAAGCGCGCCTGCTGGACGTTCGTCGCTCCTTTGCCTTTGCGGAAATCATCCCCTCGGCGCGCCCGCTGGAGCGTAACGAGATACCGTAG